A stretch of DNA from Gottschalkia acidurici 9a:
CAGAAAAAATTAGTGAAATAATGGGCGTAGAAGCAGGTGCATCAGATAAAAAAGTTGCTAGAGTAATATGTAAAGGTAATAACTGTAATGCAACTGATAAATTCAAGTATGAAGGAATAAGTGACTGTAGAGCAGCAGCTATGGTTGCGGGTGGAGATAAATCATGTGCTTATGGTTGTTTAGGATATGGAACTTGTGTAGGAGCATGTGAGTTTGATGCAATAGATATAGTTGATGGGATAGCTAAAATAAACCCAGATAAATGTGTTGCTTGTGGAAAATGTATAGAGGTATGTCCTAAATCAGTTATAGCATGGACTCCTTATGATCAAGAAGTAGTAATAGATTGTAATAGTAAAGATTTCGGAAAAGATGTAAAATCTAAATGTATAACAGGATGTATAGGTTGTCAGATATGTGTCAAAGCATGTCCGTTTGATGCAATAGGATTTGAAAACAACTTAGCTTATATAAATTACGACAAATGTACGAACTGCATGATATGTGCAGAAAAATGTCCTACAAAAGCTATAACTGCAGACTTTGAGAAAAGAAAAATGGCAAAAATAGATGAGGATTTATGTATTGGATGCACAATTTGTAAAAAGCAGTGTCCAGTAGATGCAATTGAAGGGGAAGTAAAACAAAAGCATGTAGTAATGCAAGATAAATGTATTGGATGTGGAGTATGTGCGGAAAAATGCCCTAAAAAAGCAATTACATTATCTTAATATTAAAAATTCATTATTTTTAAATAATAAAAAAGCTACCTTTAAGTATATTTAGATACTTAAGGGTAGTTTTTTTATGAATAAAAATAAAATATGAGGCTTTATGCAACTCTATTAAATAAAAACTTGTAAATAAAATAAGGAAATGATAAACTTAGATAGTGATATCAAGTACTTTTATTAAAAAAGGAAGGATGTCTAAAAATGACTAAATGGGATAAATATCTTGCAGCTTTAATCATATTATTAAGCCTTTCAAGCATGATATATATAAAAAATATAGCTACCAATAAAGGTAATAAATATGCAGTAATTGAAGTTGATGGAAAAGAGTATAAGAAGATTACATTTAGTAATGATAATGAAAAAAAACACTTAGAGATAAAAACTCAATATGGGTATAATAAGGTAGAGATTCAAGGTGAAAAAGTAAGAGTAATAGACGCAGACTGTCCAGATAAATTAGATGTAAAACAAGGATGGATAAGTAGTGTAGATGAAGTAATAGTTTGTCTACCGAATAGATTAGTCATAGAGATAAGGGGAGAGAAAAATTCACAAGATGAAATAGACTCCATTAGCTATTAAGAAAAGAGTGACTGAAATTATGAATATAAAGAAATTAATCTTTTTATCTTTACTAGTTTCAATAGGATTAACTCTAAGCATTATCGAAAATATGATACCTTTACCTATCCCAGTTCCTGGGGTAAAATTAGGTCTGGTAAATATGGTTTTTCTAATAACTCTAGTTTTATTTGGATTTAAAGAAGCACTAATAGTTGTATTACTAAGAAGTATAACCTTAGCAGTTGCAATAGGCAACGTCTCAGGACTTATGTATAGTATACCATCATCGGTAATAAGCACCACTGTTATGGCTATAGTTTATAAGAACTTTAGTAATTACTTTAGCTTAATAGGTGTAAGTTTATTCGGTGCTGTAACCTATAATATAACTCAAATAGGTGTGGCAAGTTTCATTATGCAGAATATAAAAATATTTTCATATCTTCCTATTATGAGTTTAATGAGTATATTTACAGGATACTTTGTAGGGTTAGGATCTAAATTTTCTATAGATAATATTAAAGTAACTCTAAAAAAGTATTTATAACAGAAAAGTTAATAGGAGAATAAACTAACTATGAAAAAAATAATTTTGGCTTCTTCTTCTCCGAGAAGAAAAGAAATACTTAATAGATTTGACTTAAAATTTGATATTATTTGTAGTAATATAGAAGAGTATGTAGATAAGAATGATGATCCTATCAAAACTGTTATGTCATTAGCATTTGAAAAATGTCAAGATGTAGCTAATAGATGTAATGAAGGTGATATAATAATAGCAGCTGATACAATAGTATATAAAGACTATATATTAGGAAAACCTCAAAATAGAGAAGAAGCATTAAATATGATTAAACATTTAAGTGGTGATACACATTTAGTTATAACAGGTGTATCCATAATAGAAGTAGGAAATAGTAGAAAAATAGTAGACTATGAAGTAACAAGGGTAAAATTTAAGGACTTAACTAAAGATAAAATTGAAAGATACTTAGATACAGAAGAATATAAAGATAAAGCCGGAGCTTATGGTATACAAGGATATGGAGAAGTTTTAGTAGAATCAATAGAAGGATCTTATAGTAATGTAGTAGGTCTACCCATTGCAAAGTTAGAAGAATTATTAGATAAAAACTACAATATACAATTACTATGATATTTTAAAATACTGATTCAAAGGGGCTTTAAAATGAAAATTGAAAGCAAATATACCATGAAGGACCTACCTGAAAATGAGAGACCTACTGAAAAATTGGTTAATCATGGTGCTATGAGCTTAAGTAACAGTGAATTAATAGCTGTAATCATAAGAACGGGCAGCAGAGATCATTCTGTTATAGAATTAGCAAATCAACTTTTATCTACTAGAGAAGATGGAATAGCTTCTTTAGCAGATAGTTCTATAGAAGAAATAATTAGAGTAAAAGGAATTGGTAATTGCAAAGCAGCACAGATTTTAGCAGCAGTTGAGCTTGGCAAAAGAATTGTTTTGTCGGAAGCAAAAAATAAAAAGAAAATAACATCACCACTAGACATTGTGGATTTCTTTATGGCAGATATGCAGTACTTAAAAAGAGAACACTTTAAAATAGTAATGCTAGATACCAAAAATCATATTATAGGCGTAGAAGAAATTTCTGTAGGAAATCTAAACTCATCTATAGTTCATCCCAGGGAAGTCTATAAGCAAGCTATAAAAAGAAGTAGTGCATCAATCATACTTGTCCATAACCATCCAAGTGGAGATCCAACACCCAGTAAAGAAGATATAAATATCACTAGGAGACTTATGGAGAGTGGTGAAATATTAGGAATAAGAGTTCTAGACCATATAGTGATAGGACATAAAAACATATAAGTTTAAAAGAAATGGATATTTTATAAGGTATATTTTAGGAAGGAGCAAAAGAAGATGGGCATA
This window harbors:
- the rnfB gene encoding RnfABCDGE type electron transport complex subunit B, with protein sequence MNTILVSIIALGGLGLAFGIGLAIAAKVLHVPTDPKIEAIGDALPGANCGGCGYPGCGGLAEAIASGNAPVNACPVGGSSVAEKISEIMGVEAGASDKKVARVICKGNNCNATDKFKYEGISDCRAAAMVAGGDKSCAYGCLGYGTCVGACEFDAIDIVDGIAKINPDKCVACGKCIEVCPKSVIAWTPYDQEVVIDCNSKDFGKDVKSKCITGCIGCQICVKACPFDAIGFENNLAYINYDKCTNCMICAEKCPTKAITADFEKRKMAKIDEDLCIGCTICKKQCPVDAIEGEVKQKHVVMQDKCIGCGVCAEKCPKKAITLS
- a CDS encoding NusG domain II-containing protein, yielding MTKWDKYLAALIILLSLSSMIYIKNIATNKGNKYAVIEVDGKEYKKITFSNDNEKKHLEIKTQYGYNKVEIQGEKVRVIDADCPDKLDVKQGWISSVDEVIVCLPNRLVIEIRGEKNSQDEIDSISY
- a CDS encoding Gx transporter family protein; the encoded protein is MNIKKLIFLSLLVSIGLTLSIIENMIPLPIPVPGVKLGLVNMVFLITLVLFGFKEALIVVLLRSITLAVAIGNVSGLMYSIPSSVISTTVMAIVYKNFSNYFSLIGVSLFGAVTYNITQIGVASFIMQNIKIFSYLPIMSLMSIFTGYFVGLGSKFSIDNIKVTLKKYL
- a CDS encoding Maf family protein, which codes for MKKIILASSSPRRKEILNRFDLKFDIICSNIEEYVDKNDDPIKTVMSLAFEKCQDVANRCNEGDIIIAADTIVYKDYILGKPQNREEALNMIKHLSGDTHLVITGVSIIEVGNSRKIVDYEVTRVKFKDLTKDKIERYLDTEEYKDKAGAYGIQGYGEVLVESIEGSYSNVVGLPIAKLEELLDKNYNIQLL
- the radC gene encoding RadC family protein, producing the protein MKIESKYTMKDLPENERPTEKLVNHGAMSLSNSELIAVIIRTGSRDHSVIELANQLLSTREDGIASLADSSIEEIIRVKGIGNCKAAQILAAVELGKRIVLSEAKNKKKITSPLDIVDFFMADMQYLKREHFKIVMLDTKNHIIGVEEISVGNLNSSIVHPREVYKQAIKRSSASIILVHNHPSGDPTPSKEDINITRRLMESGEILGIRVLDHIVIGHKNI